In Prosthecobacter sp. SYSU 5D2, one genomic interval encodes:
- a CDS encoding carbohydrate kinase family protein, with translation MTSPRSGILAAGNFIVDYVKIVDHYPQQDMLASILGESQANGGGPYNVLKDLAAMQAGFPLAACGLVGDDSNGHWIRSDCEAHGINTAQLHSTTQRSTSYTDAMTVQSTGRRTFFHQRGANALFDATHCDCSQTNAKILHLGYLMLLDHMDSFAPDGRTHASHLLAQAQQAGLETSVDMVSTENPQFREIALSALPYTDHLIINEIEASRVLTRTVPADDFPGLLAAAQEILQLGVKQSVTIHVEHGAAACTRSGGTHIQPSLNLPVGYSQGATGAGDAFAAGLLYGLHECLPLPDRLRLAVCTAAASLSHPTPSGGMKPVAECLALAGHFEFRF, from the coding sequence ATGACCTCACCTCGCTCAGGCATTCTGGCCGCTGGCAACTTCATCGTGGACTACGTGAAGATTGTGGATCACTACCCCCAACAGGACATGCTGGCCAGCATCCTGGGCGAGTCGCAGGCCAATGGCGGCGGGCCTTATAACGTATTGAAAGACCTCGCCGCCATGCAGGCCGGTTTCCCTCTGGCCGCCTGCGGCCTCGTGGGAGATGATTCTAATGGCCACTGGATCCGCAGCGATTGCGAGGCGCACGGCATAAACACCGCACAACTGCACAGCACCACCCAGCGCTCCACCTCCTACACCGACGCCATGACCGTGCAGAGCACCGGTCGGCGCACCTTTTTTCATCAACGCGGGGCCAATGCCCTCTTCGATGCCACTCACTGCGACTGCTCGCAAACGAACGCCAAAATCCTGCATCTGGGTTACCTCATGCTGCTGGATCACATGGACAGCTTTGCACCCGATGGCCGCACCCATGCCTCCCATCTGCTGGCCCAAGCCCAGCAGGCCGGTTTGGAAACCAGCGTGGACATGGTCAGCACTGAGAACCCCCAGTTCCGTGAGATCGCCCTCAGCGCCCTGCCCTATACGGACCATCTCATCATCAATGAGATCGAGGCTTCACGTGTGCTCACCCGCACCGTCCCCGCCGATGACTTCCCTGGTCTCCTCGCCGCCGCTCAGGAGATCCTCCAGCTTGGCGTCAAACAGAGCGTGACCATCCACGTCGAGCACGGTGCCGCCGCCTGCACCCGCAGCGGTGGAACCCACATCCAGCCCTCGCTGAATCTCCCCGTAGGCTACAGCCAGGGCGCCACCGGCGCAGGCGATGCCTTCGCCGCCGGCCTCCTCTACGGTCTCCACGAATGTCTCCCCCTCCCCGACCGCCTACGCCTCGCCGTCTGCACCGCCGCCGCCTCGCTCTCCCATCCCACTCCTTCTGGCGGCATGAAACCCGTCGCCGAATGCCTGGCCCTCGCGGGCCATTTTGAGTTCCGGTTTTAA
- a CDS encoding FCD domain-containing protein — translation MILDTIARPPSLVEKVCQSLAAIARRDRADEENWLPTERELAAQLGVSRSVVREATKRLEQQGLLEIRQGLGTRTVNHLHKPLTGALELLVPEETERLRQLIEVRLMVEPENARLAAERATAKQITTLRAVHEKLALADSFEDSVMADMEFHRTLAVLSGNQIAGLLMQSLSELLQVSLKHGYKRVTPATAIKQHAAVVKAIEQRDSAAAARAMHRHLVTACNDLELN, via the coding sequence ATGATTCTCGATACCATCGCCCGCCCGCCTTCGTTGGTGGAAAAAGTCTGCCAAAGCCTTGCCGCCATTGCCCGGCGGGACCGGGCCGATGAGGAAAACTGGCTGCCCACCGAGCGCGAACTCGCCGCCCAGCTCGGCGTCAGCCGTAGTGTCGTGCGCGAGGCCACCAAACGGCTTGAGCAGCAAGGTCTCCTTGAGATCCGCCAGGGCCTGGGCACACGTACGGTCAACCATCTGCACAAGCCGCTTACCGGTGCCCTGGAACTCCTCGTCCCGGAGGAAACTGAACGCCTGCGCCAGCTCATCGAGGTACGCCTTATGGTCGAGCCCGAAAACGCCCGTCTCGCGGCCGAACGCGCCACCGCAAAGCAGATCACCACCCTGCGTGCCGTGCATGAAAAACTGGCCCTCGCAGACTCCTTTGAAGACTCCGTCATGGCCGATATGGAATTTCATCGCACTCTTGCGGTGCTGTCCGGGAACCAGATCGCCGGGCTGCTCATGCAGTCTCTTTCAGAACTGCTGCAGGTCAGCCTCAAGCATGGCTACAAACGTGTCACCCCCGCCACGGCCATCAAGCAGCACGCCGCCGTGGTAAAGGCCATCGAACAACGCGACAGCGCCGCCGCCGCCCGTGCCATGCACCGCCACCTCGTCACCGCCTGCAACGACCTGGAACTCAACTGA
- a CDS encoding alpha/beta hydrolase family protein: MRLLAQLPRCAQLIYAVIALAGAALVTASPVQAQAPKRTGSWPEKRQQIERAWLDLLGDFPTEIPSLKPIMKQVTLEPGCPSERLTPQQLAVLKQQIAEEKDGIQRYHVSFQTEANDRVTGWLLVPESARKQPSPAMICIHSTTLGSGKDATIGLSGRTAVDPPDTTEGGRSYGLHLARHGYVTLSIDLLTDGERVEPGEEVNETRPFYKRHPEWSMVGKNTWDIMRSVDFLETLDFIDPKHIGCIGLSLGGHTSVFAGAFEPRLAATVNIGGVLDWHRPTETWSRSKGRYIYIKKFRPYVDDPKLPVPADFDELMMLVAPRPLLILSSEWEFYNRRSLLDKCLSVAKVYRDWKDAPGLPSVMEARRNLKSYAKTLSYYKERYDISPEQMEKDLRKIGAGDCFGWFSYPGGHSFPPVARQYTFAWLDRWLDKDDQWYGRFARP; encoded by the coding sequence ATGCGCTTGTTAGCTCAACTTCCTCGCTGTGCCCAACTCATCTATGCAGTCATCGCTCTGGCCGGGGCCGCACTGGTGACCGCATCACCAGTCCAAGCCCAGGCACCCAAACGGACCGGCTCCTGGCCTGAAAAGCGGCAGCAAATCGAGCGCGCCTGGCTGGATCTGCTGGGCGACTTTCCCACGGAGATCCCTTCGCTCAAACCCATCATGAAGCAGGTCACCCTGGAACCGGGCTGCCCGTCCGAGCGACTGACCCCGCAACAGCTCGCCGTATTGAAGCAGCAAATCGCGGAGGAGAAAGACGGCATCCAGCGCTATCATGTGAGCTTTCAAACCGAAGCCAACGACCGGGTCACCGGCTGGCTGCTCGTGCCGGAGAGCGCCCGCAAACAACCTTCACCGGCCATGATCTGCATCCACAGCACGACGCTGGGTTCCGGCAAAGACGCCACCATCGGCCTCTCCGGTCGCACAGCCGTGGACCCGCCGGATACCACCGAGGGAGGCCGTTCCTACGGCCTGCATCTGGCCCGCCACGGTTACGTCACTTTGAGCATAGATCTGCTCACCGATGGCGAGCGTGTGGAACCTGGCGAGGAGGTCAATGAAACCCGCCCTTTTTACAAACGTCACCCTGAGTGGTCCATGGTGGGCAAGAACACCTGGGACATCATGCGCAGCGTGGACTTCCTGGAAACGCTCGACTTCATTGACCCCAAGCACATCGGCTGTATTGGCCTGTCCCTTGGCGGTCACACCTCCGTCTTCGCCGGCGCCTTTGAACCCCGCCTTGCCGCCACCGTCAACATCGGCGGCGTGCTCGACTGGCACCGCCCGACCGAAACCTGGTCCCGCAGCAAGGGAAGGTACATCTACATCAAAAAGTTCCGGCCCTACGTGGATGATCCAAAACTGCCGGTGCCGGCGGATTTTGATGAATTGATGATGCTCGTGGCTCCGCGTCCCCTGCTCATCCTGTCCAGCGAGTGGGAGTTTTACAACCGCCGCAGCCTTTTGGACAAATGCCTCTCCGTGGCCAAGGTCTATCGCGACTGGAAAGATGCGCCCGGTCTGCCCAGCGTGATGGAGGCCCGCCGCAACCTGAAAAGTTATGCGAAAACCTTGAGCTACTACAAGGAACGCTACGACATCTCCCCGGAACAAATGGAAAAGGACCTCCGCAAAATCGGTGCCGGCGACTGCTTCGGCTGGTTCTCCTACCCCGGCGGCCACAGTTTCCCCCCCGTCGCCCGGCAATACACCTTCGCGTGGCTCGACCGGTGGCTGGACAAGGATGATCAGTGGTATGGCCGTTTCGCGCGGCCTTAA
- a CDS encoding DUF6036 family nucleotidyltransferase, translating to MRSHTTAARIESLMREMGRAVRSAGRVYFTGGVSAVLLGWREMTIDVDLKAEPEPLGFFECLPHLKDSLDLNIELASPDQFVPVLPGWQERSRFIAQHGLLTFYHYDFYGQALSKIERDHPRDRHDVACMMNDGLVQRERLKELFLEVEAQVIRYPAIDAPSLKQRVLDVCGEGM from the coding sequence ATGCGATCTCACACGACGGCTGCGCGAATCGAAAGTTTGATGCGTGAAATGGGCCGGGCGGTGCGCTCGGCAGGGCGGGTGTATTTTACCGGCGGAGTGTCCGCAGTGCTCCTGGGCTGGCGTGAAATGACGATTGATGTGGATTTGAAAGCCGAGCCTGAACCGTTGGGTTTTTTCGAGTGCCTGCCGCATCTTAAAGACAGCCTGGATTTGAACATCGAACTCGCTTCGCCCGACCAGTTTGTACCTGTTTTGCCCGGATGGCAGGAGAGAAGCCGGTTCATTGCCCAGCATGGCTTGCTGACCTTTTATCATTACGATTTCTATGGCCAGGCCTTGTCGAAGATTGAGCGGGATCATCCTCGAGACCGGCATGACGTCGCCTGCATGATGAATGACGGACTGGTTCAGCGCGAGAGGTTGAAGGAACTTTTTCTGGAGGTTGAAGCCCAGGTTATAAGGTATCCGGCCATTGATGCACCCTCGTTGAAACAACGTGTTCTGGACGTTTGCGGGGAAGGGATGTAG
- a CDS encoding Gfo/Idh/MocA family oxidoreductase — MKDIRIGIIGGGLMGREMASAFARWCALTDVSVRPVLTSVADLNPATLAWFDCIPSCTQKTTDYKELLANPEVDVVYVAVPHNLHEKLYLDVLAAGKDLFAEKPFGIDLASSRRILDAVKSSGRFVRCSSEMPFFPGAQRAFEIAKKGEIGRVLEVVSGFHHSSDLDPSKAANWKRLNVTCGEGGALNDLGMHSCHLPLRLGWKPKRLFAQLQKGYAQRPDGKGGTTNCDTWDNAMLHTWADIGGQETPLRLEMKRLAPGATNTWFIEILGTDGGVRFSTAEPKTLWIFERGKEQWWKRTELGFGTPFKAVTGGIFEPGFPDVIQQMWAAYLMEREGLLEGRFGCATPEEAVATHEIFAAALESQRAGSVVSL, encoded by the coding sequence ATGAAAGACATTCGCATCGGCATTATCGGCGGCGGCCTCATGGGCCGCGAAATGGCTAGCGCCTTCGCCCGCTGGTGTGCGCTCACCGATGTGAGCGTGCGCCCTGTGCTCACCTCGGTTGCAGACCTGAACCCGGCCACCCTGGCCTGGTTTGACTGCATCCCCTCCTGCACTCAGAAGACCACGGATTATAAAGAGCTCCTCGCCAATCCCGAGGTGGATGTGGTGTATGTGGCTGTGCCGCATAACCTGCACGAGAAGCTTTATCTGGACGTCCTCGCCGCTGGTAAGGACCTCTTCGCTGAGAAACCCTTCGGCATTGATCTGGCCTCCTCCCGCCGCATTCTCGATGCGGTGAAGTCGAGCGGCCGTTTCGTCCGTTGCAGCTCGGAGATGCCGTTTTTTCCAGGCGCTCAGCGTGCTTTTGAAATCGCCAAAAAAGGTGAAATCGGCCGCGTGCTGGAAGTCGTCTCCGGCTTTCATCACAGCAGCGACCTGGACCCCTCCAAAGCCGCCAACTGGAAGCGCCTCAACGTCACCTGTGGTGAAGGCGGCGCGCTCAATGACCTGGGCATGCACTCCTGCCACCTTCCCCTGCGCTTGGGCTGGAAGCCAAAGCGTCTCTTCGCCCAGCTTCAGAAAGGTTATGCCCAGCGCCCGGATGGCAAAGGCGGTACAACCAATTGTGATACCTGGGACAATGCCATGCTGCACACCTGGGCGGACATTGGCGGTCAGGAGACTCCCCTGCGCCTGGAAATGAAGCGTCTGGCTCCCGGAGCCACCAACACCTGGTTCATCGAGATCCTCGGCACCGATGGCGGCGTGCGTTTCAGCACAGCTGAACCGAAGACCCTGTGGATCTTCGAACGCGGTAAAGAGCAGTGGTGGAAGCGCACCGAGCTCGGCTTTGGCACCCCGTTCAAAGCCGTCACCGGAGGCATCTTCGAGCCGGGTTTCCCGGACGTCATTCAACAGATGTGGGCCGCCTATCTGATGGAGCGCGAAGGGCTGCTGGAAGGCCGCTTCGGCTGCGCCACGCCTGAAGAGGCCGTGGCCACTCATGAGATCTTCGCCGCCGCGCTGGAATCGCAGCGTGCAGGTTCCGTCGTCAGCCTCTGA
- a CDS encoding histidinol-phosphatase, with translation MLTDYHNHTPLCHHAEGEPIEYARHAESIGLAEIGLSDHNPVQGHLDDWRMALGDLPRYLEMVEEARQGVGIPVRLALECDYLEGREAWTDETAGMARWDYLIGSVHYLQEDLAVDDPKYMNHFKTPTEIEQMWKLYWRLYEKMIRTRQYDFHAHPDLAKRFGALPAGDLRPYYEPVIQALVDTKGILEVSTASLRKGLSECYPARAMLEMAFSGGVQIVINSDAHKPTDVGADFATALELVRSVGYRETVRFHQRQRSIVPLPETWPL, from the coding sequence GTGCTGACTGACTATCATAACCATACCCCCCTCTGTCATCATGCGGAGGGTGAACCCATCGAGTACGCGCGTCATGCGGAGAGCATCGGGCTGGCAGAGATCGGGCTTTCGGACCACAATCCGGTGCAGGGGCATCTGGATGACTGGAGGATGGCGCTGGGAGATCTGCCGCGTTACTTGGAGATGGTGGAAGAGGCGCGGCAGGGCGTGGGCATCCCGGTGCGGCTGGCGCTGGAGTGCGACTATCTGGAAGGACGCGAGGCCTGGACGGATGAGACGGCGGGGATGGCCCGCTGGGATTATCTCATCGGCAGTGTGCATTACCTCCAAGAGGATCTGGCAGTGGATGATCCGAAGTATATGAACCACTTCAAGACGCCGACCGAGATCGAGCAGATGTGGAAGCTGTACTGGAGGCTGTATGAAAAAATGATCCGCACGCGGCAGTATGATTTCCATGCGCACCCGGATCTGGCCAAGCGATTCGGCGCGCTGCCCGCAGGAGATCTGCGGCCTTATTATGAGCCGGTGATCCAGGCCCTGGTGGATACGAAAGGCATCCTGGAAGTGAGCACGGCCAGCCTGCGGAAAGGCCTGAGCGAATGCTATCCGGCACGGGCGATGCTGGAGATGGCCTTCAGCGGCGGGGTGCAAATCGTTATCAATTCTGATGCGCACAAGCCCACCGATGTGGGGGCCGATTTTGCCACGGCGCTGGAGCTGGTGCGCAGTGTGGGTTACCGCGAGACGGTGCGTTTTCACCAGCGGCAGCGGAGCATTGTTCCCTTGCCGGAGACTTGGCCACTATGA
- a CDS encoding TIM barrel protein — protein sequence MSTPTDYRFSFGPWNISEGADPFGTEVRPVFPHEEKYALYRPLGFEGVQFHDDDVVPGMDGFTPAQLTEKATEVKTMLANQGLIPEFVAPRLWFAEQTTDGAYTSNSASDRQYAWDRTKKCIDIARALDCKAIVLWLSREGTYIREAKDARLAYQRILETVNAMLDYDKEIEIWIEPKPNEPTDQAYVPTIGHAIALSFASSDHKRVKGLIESAHALLAGLDPSDEMAFALAHDKLGSVHLNDQNGLKYDQDKNFGGANLRVAFNQVRVLEEAGYGQRGEFIGLDIKAMRTQRGCPVTAHLSNSRELFLHVLEKVRTVDNNLIQQFRDARDYEALELYIMKHLMGLK from the coding sequence ATGAGCACTCCAACCGACTACCGTTTTTCTTTTGGCCCCTGGAACATCAGCGAAGGCGCAGACCCCTTCGGCACCGAAGTCCGCCCCGTTTTCCCGCATGAGGAAAAATACGCTCTTTACCGCCCGCTGGGCTTTGAAGGCGTGCAGTTCCACGACGACGATGTCGTCCCCGGCATGGACGGTTTCACCCCCGCGCAGCTCACGGAAAAAGCTACCGAGGTGAAGACCATGCTGGCCAACCAGGGCCTTATCCCTGAGTTCGTCGCCCCGCGCCTGTGGTTTGCCGAGCAGACCACCGATGGCGCTTACACTTCCAACAGCGCCTCCGACCGCCAGTATGCCTGGGATCGCACCAAGAAGTGCATTGATATCGCCCGCGCCCTGGATTGCAAAGCCATCGTCCTCTGGCTCTCCCGCGAAGGCACCTACATCCGCGAAGCCAAAGATGCCCGCCTCGCCTACCAGCGCATTTTGGAAACCGTGAACGCCATGCTGGACTACGACAAGGAGATCGAAATCTGGATCGAGCCAAAGCCCAATGAGCCGACCGACCAGGCCTACGTGCCCACCATTGGCCATGCCATCGCCCTGTCTTTCGCCTCCAGCGACCACAAGCGCGTCAAGGGCCTCATCGAAAGCGCCCACGCCCTCCTTGCTGGCCTCGACCCCAGCGATGAAATGGCCTTTGCTCTCGCCCATGACAAGCTGGGCAGCGTCCATCTCAATGACCAGAACGGCCTGAAATACGATCAGGACAAAAACTTCGGCGGAGCCAATCTGCGCGTCGCTTTCAACCAGGTCCGTGTGCTTGAAGAAGCCGGCTACGGCCAGCGTGGCGAGTTCATCGGCCTGGACATCAAGGCCATGCGCACCCAGCGCGGCTGCCCCGTCACCGCCCACCTCAGTAACAGCCGCGAGCTTTTCCTCCACGTCCTGGAAAAAGTCCGCACCGTGGACAACAACCTCATCCAGCAGTTCCGCGACGCCCGCGACTACGAAGCGTTAGAATTGTACATCATGAAGCACTTGATGGGACTCAAATAA
- a CDS encoding DUF1501 domain-containing protein, with protein sequence MNATFLSRRAFLERMSTGLTGVALTRLIDGAPVQHPHFAPKAKQVLQIFCPGAASHVDLWDHKPLLEKYHGTPMPGGQAEVSFQGKNGNLMRSPWDFVPAGKSGKRISSMLPNMARHVDDIAFVHSMASRTNTHGPGCVNMNSCFTRDGFPSAGSWVSYGLGSLNENLPTYVSIQDLRGEPPNGKSNWSNGFLPAQHQAVSMAAQQPLRNLDRPTSIRPEEEKATRDFLQFMNQEHAKAHPGNEELRARMAAYELAAKMQLTAPEVSDLSKEPQHIQDLYGTADSNPLKAAYARNCLLARRFLEQGVRYVSLYCASRASSVDGLLNWDAHKTLKADYERHCPIFDQPTAALLTDLKQRGMLNDVLIIWCTEFGRMPTHQQGTSGRDHNPDAFTTWMMGAGIRGGISHGATDDFGRRSVQDITTVYDFYATILHLLGLDHEKLTYYHNGTNRRLTDVHGHVLSKILA encoded by the coding sequence ATGAATGCGACCTTTCTTTCTCGCCGTGCGTTTTTGGAGCGCATGAGCACCGGCCTCACCGGCGTGGCCCTCACCCGGCTGATCGATGGTGCGCCGGTCCAGCATCCGCACTTTGCGCCGAAGGCGAAGCAGGTGCTGCAGATTTTCTGCCCAGGTGCCGCCTCCCATGTGGATCTTTGGGATCACAAACCCCTGCTGGAAAAATACCACGGCACGCCTATGCCCGGCGGTCAGGCCGAAGTCAGTTTCCAAGGAAAAAACGGCAATCTCATGCGCTCCCCTTGGGACTTTGTGCCTGCGGGCAAAAGCGGCAAAAGGATCTCCTCCATGCTGCCTAATATGGCACGGCATGTGGATGACATCGCCTTTGTTCACAGCATGGCCTCACGAACGAACACCCACGGCCCCGGTTGCGTGAACATGAACTCCTGCTTCACCCGCGACGGTTTCCCCAGTGCCGGTTCCTGGGTCAGTTATGGCCTGGGCAGCCTCAATGAAAACCTGCCCACCTACGTCTCCATCCAGGACCTCCGTGGCGAGCCGCCTAACGGCAAGTCCAACTGGAGCAACGGCTTCCTCCCGGCCCAGCATCAGGCCGTCTCCATGGCCGCACAGCAGCCCTTGCGGAACCTCGACCGCCCCACCTCCATCCGCCCGGAGGAGGAAAAGGCCACCCGCGATTTCCTCCAGTTCATGAACCAGGAACATGCGAAGGCCCATCCCGGCAATGAAGAACTGCGCGCCCGCATGGCCGCCTATGAACTGGCCGCCAAGATGCAGCTCACCGCCCCAGAGGTGAGCGACCTTTCCAAAGAACCCCAGCATATCCAGGATCTCTACGGCACCGCCGACAGCAATCCGCTGAAGGCCGCTTATGCCCGCAACTGCCTGCTGGCCCGCCGTTTCCTAGAGCAGGGTGTCCGCTACGTCAGCCTCTACTGCGCCTCCCGCGCCAGCTCCGTGGACGGCCTCCTCAACTGGGATGCCCACAAGACCCTGAAGGCCGACTACGAACGCCACTGCCCCATCTTCGACCAGCCCACAGCCGCCCTCTTAACCGACCTCAAACAGCGCGGCATGCTCAATGATGTGCTCATCATCTGGTGTACCGAGTTCGGCCGTATGCCCACCCATCAGCAGGGCACCTCCGGCCGCGACCACAACCCCGATGCCTTCACCACCTGGATGATGGGCGCGGGCATCCGCGGCGGTATCAGCCACGGTGCCACCGATGACTTCGGTCGGCGCAGCGTGCAGGACATCACCACCGTCTATGACTTCTACGCCACCATCCTTCATTTGTTAGGCCTGGACCACGAAAAGCTCACCTACTACCACAACGGCACCAACCGCCGCCTCACCGACGTCCACGGCCATGTGCTGTCGAAGATTTTGGCGTGA
- the folP gene encoding dihydropteroate synthase: MIWKAREHVIEFPRRPLVMGIVNINDDSFCGDGTLDPVKALAQAEAMLSDGADIIDIGAESARTNRGPISVEEEIQRLLPFMAVWPELAAKMQEAPWDREQLWPPMLSINTWRPEVIAAVLPYGGDLINDISALPDATNARLCAEHGASLLIMHSIGQPKVPHTHVGYADILETMSQFFNEKIVLAEGAGLALEHLILDPGIDFAKQREDNLTLYRHADQLQKWGRPVLLPVSRKTVIGQVLDLPEATDRDAGTVACIAAGMRRGAQIFRVHHVRAAAQSVKVLWGVR; the protein is encoded by the coding sequence ATGATCTGGAAAGCTCGTGAGCACGTGATTGAGTTTCCCCGCCGCCCTTTGGTGATGGGGATCGTGAACATCAATGATGACTCGTTTTGTGGCGATGGCACGCTGGATCCTGTCAAGGCGCTGGCCCAGGCGGAAGCGATGCTGAGTGACGGGGCGGACATCATTGACATCGGTGCCGAGAGCGCACGGACCAACCGTGGCCCCATCAGCGTGGAGGAGGAAATACAACGTTTGCTGCCTTTCATGGCCGTCTGGCCGGAGCTGGCGGCGAAGATGCAAGAGGCGCCTTGGGACCGTGAGCAACTGTGGCCGCCAATGCTTTCCATCAACACCTGGCGGCCGGAGGTGATCGCCGCAGTGCTGCCGTATGGGGGCGACCTCATCAATGACATCAGCGCGCTGCCGGATGCGACGAATGCCAGGCTGTGCGCGGAGCATGGAGCCAGCCTGCTCATCATGCACAGCATCGGCCAGCCGAAGGTGCCGCACACGCATGTTGGGTATGCGGACATTTTGGAGACGATGTCCCAGTTCTTTAATGAAAAGATCGTGCTGGCGGAAGGGGCAGGGCTGGCTTTGGAGCACTTGATATTGGATCCGGGCATTGACTTCGCCAAACAGCGGGAGGACAACCTCACGTTGTATCGCCATGCGGACCAGTTGCAAAAATGGGGCCGCCCGGTGCTGCTGCCGGTTTCGCGGAAAACGGTGATCGGCCAGGTGCTGGATCTGCCGGAGGCGACGGATCGAGATGCGGGCACCGTGGCCTGTATCGCCGCCGGGATGCGGCGCGGGGCGCAGATCTTCCGTGTGCACCATGTGCGTGCGGCAGCGCAGTCGGTGAAGGTGCTTTGGGGGGTGAGGTGA
- a CDS encoding AraC family transcriptional regulator yields the protein MKVVMQVEREQIQIPSGHSFRVLRWSRSLREVECVLGPDMAERVTGEGTHWHFHVEMELTLFTSGEGTRFVGDHIGAFAPGDLVLLGERLPHYWHTRQASSGISVQWYFPLGHAFWSFPETAALAEVFRQAGQGLHLRGQTAEAISGWLQEMTQADGLQQLALLLRILSSIRQASAAEHRPLSGRSFALAAESHYQQAIAKAVRHLVAHYREEVRLEEVLKLTHLSRPTFARQFKKHSGRTMSEFLNHLRLQAACRELVESDRSVLEIALRCGFTQVSFFNRLFRRVMKCSPTDYRAGRKG from the coding sequence ATGAAAGTGGTCATGCAGGTGGAGCGCGAGCAGATCCAGATACCCAGCGGGCACTCTTTCCGGGTGCTGCGCTGGTCGCGCTCTCTGCGGGAGGTGGAGTGCGTGCTGGGGCCAGACATGGCGGAGCGGGTGACGGGGGAGGGCACGCACTGGCACTTTCATGTGGAAATGGAGCTGACGCTTTTCACCTCGGGCGAGGGCACGAGGTTTGTGGGGGATCACATCGGCGCTTTTGCGCCCGGAGATCTGGTTCTGCTGGGGGAGCGGCTGCCGCATTACTGGCATACGCGGCAGGCTTCCAGCGGCATCTCCGTGCAGTGGTACTTTCCGTTAGGCCATGCCTTCTGGTCCTTTCCGGAGACGGCGGCGCTGGCGGAGGTTTTTCGCCAAGCCGGTCAGGGGCTGCACCTGCGCGGGCAGACGGCAGAGGCCATCTCCGGCTGGCTGCAGGAGATGACGCAGGCGGACGGGCTGCAACAACTGGCGCTGCTGCTGCGCATTCTTTCCAGCATCCGGCAGGCCTCGGCAGCGGAGCACCGGCCGCTTTCAGGGCGCTCCTTTGCCCTGGCGGCGGAGTCGCATTACCAGCAGGCCATTGCCAAAGCGGTACGTCATCTGGTGGCGCATTACCGCGAGGAAGTACGGCTGGAGGAGGTCTTAAAACTCACGCACCTGAGCCGTCCCACCTTCGCCCGCCAGTTCAAGAAACACTCCGGGCGGACCATGAGCGAGTTCCTCAATCACCTGCGCCTCCAGGCCGCCTGCCGCGAGCTGGTGGAAAGCGACCGCAGCGTGCTGGAGATCGCCCTGCGCTGCGGCTTCACCCAGGTATCGTTTTTTAACCGCCTGTTCCGCCGGGTGATGAAGTGCAGCCCGACGGATTACCGAGCGGGAAGGAAGGGGTGA
- a CDS encoding aldolase codes for MKQYRLNRLFNAKSGRCFDVAVDHGFFNQPGFLQGIEDMRVVIKTLVDAAPDAIQLTVGQARHLQEVPGRFKPSLVLRTDVANIYGKELPESRFSLMLEETMLQAVRLDAACVCVNLFQIPGAPEVHEQCVENILRLKPQADYYGMPMMIEPLVFQANSIAGGYMVNGDETAITYLVRQAVELGADIVKADPTDDVSVYHKVIAAASGIPILVRGGGRVSDKEILERTQGLLQQGAAGIVYGRNVIQHPNPKGITQALMAMVHDNASVDEALKLVTA; via the coding sequence ATGAAACAATACCGTCTCAACCGTCTCTTCAATGCCAAGTCCGGCCGCTGCTTCGATGTGGCCGTGGACCATGGTTTCTTCAACCAGCCTGGTTTCCTTCAGGGCATCGAGGATATGCGCGTGGTCATCAAGACCCTCGTGGATGCCGCCCCGGACGCCATTCAGCTCACCGTCGGCCAGGCCCGTCATTTGCAGGAAGTGCCAGGACGCTTCAAGCCCTCCCTCGTGCTCCGCACGGATGTGGCTAATATCTATGGCAAAGAGCTGCCAGAAAGCCGCTTCAGCCTCATGCTGGAAGAAACGATGCTTCAGGCCGTGCGCCTGGACGCCGCCTGCGTCTGCGTGAACCTGTTCCAGATCCCGGGTGCACCGGAAGTGCATGAGCAGTGTGTGGAGAACATCCTCCGCCTCAAGCCCCAGGCCGACTACTACGGCATGCCGATGATGATCGAGCCGCTGGTTTTCCAGGCCAACAGCATCGCTGGCGGTTATATGGTGAATGGCGATGAAACCGCCATCACTTACCTCGTCCGTCAGGCCGTGGAACTGGGTGCCGACATCGTCAAGGCCGACCCGACCGATGACGTCAGCGTTTATCACAAGGTCATCGCCGCCGCTTCCGGCATCCCCATCCTCGTCCGTGGCGGTGGCCGCGTGAGCGACAAGGAAATCCTGGAGCGCACCCAGGGCCTGCTTCAGCAGGGCGCAGCGGGCATCGTCTATGGCCGCAACGTCATCCAGCACCCCAATCCGAAAGGCATCACCCAGGCCCTGATGGCTATGGTGCATGACAATGCCAGTGTGGACGAAGCCCTCAAACTGGTGACCGCATGA